Below is a genomic region from Mycobacteriales bacterium.
CGGCTGGCAGGAGCTCTACAGCAAGAACCGCTCCACCGTCGGTGGCGACCCCAACATGATCCTCGTGGGTCAGCACCTGTCGCTCTAACCCAGCGGCCCCTCAAGACATCGGGCCCCTGACCGCTCGCCACCCCCCCGCGAGCGGTCAGGGTGCCCGAGTCGCCGGGGGATTCCAGCGGGCCTTACGTCACGACGGGGAGTGTCAGTGAACGCCGCCCAGCCCAGCACGTCAGAACCAATACCGGCCGACATACGGCTTTCGGTGCAGTCTCACGGCCGGCGCAGCCGGATCCGGGTGACCGGTGCACTGGACCTGGCCACCGCAGCGCACCTGCGCACAGCCATCGAGCAGGTCAGCCGACCCGGTCAGGTCGTCTCCGTCGACCTCCGGACGACGACCTTCTGTGACTGCGCCGGCGTCAACGTGCTCGTGGCCGGGCAGTGTCGGCTGCGCGCCGTTGGTGGCGCGCTGGTGATCACCCGCCCGTCGGCCCCCGTCGGACGTCTGCTCGCCCTCACCGGGCTCGACCGCCATTTCGACGTGCGGCCGGCCGGACCGACCACGGCACGACGACGGCAACTGTTGCGCGCCGCCGCGAGCTGCTAGCGGCGGTCATCGCCGCTGCCCTCGGCGGGAATTGACCAGGTTTCCGCGGGCAGCGACCCGCGCAGGATCGCGCGCGAAATACCGAGATTCTCTCGCGCCAGATCCCGAGTCTGTGCAATCCCTATCGACTTAGTATAGATATAGTCGGTGACATTTCGCCTGACACTCGCTGCGGCTCAGCCGCGCTCCGCGACCGGGGAGCGGTCGGCCGTCCGACGGTGGTTGCCGCTGACCGTGGTCTTCCTGGTCGCCGCGGCGATCAGCGTCAGCTACCTGGGCGCCGGGCTCTGGGCGACGGACACGTGGCGTGGCAATGTCGGCGACGCCGAGCAGTTCATGTGGTTCCTCTCCTCCGTCCCGCACGCACTCACCCATGGCCACAACCCGCTGCTGAGCAACTACGAGCTCTACCCGCAGGGCGTCAACCTGATGTGGAACACGTCGGTGGTGCTCGCGGGCGTTCTTGTCTCGCCGGTTACGGCGCTCGCGGGCCCGGTGTTCAGCTACAACCTGCTTCTCGTGCTCGGCCCGATCGCCACGGCGTGCACGGCGTACTGGGCATTTCGTCGCTACGTCGACAGCCCGGTCGCGGCCGGCATCGGCGGACTCGCCTTCGCCTACTCCCCGTTCCTCCTGGTGCACAGCTCGGGCCACCTGCATCTGGTGCTCCTGGCGCTGATGCCGGTCATGCTGGTGCTGGTCGACGAGTTACTCGTGCGGCAGCGGCGTCGATCATGGCTTACCGGCGGGTTGATCGGAGTCGTCGCGGCCTGCCAGCTGCTCACCAGTGAGGAGATGCTGGCCATCGAGGCGATGGTCGGCGGGCTCGCGTTGGTCGTCCTGTGTCTTCTGCACCCGCACGCGGTCCGGTCCCGGGTGGGCTACGTGGTCCGCGCCGCGGTCTGCGCTGTCGTGACCTTCGCGCTGCTGGCCTGTTATCCGCTCTACATCCAGCTGTTCGGGCCGCAGAAGGCACCCGGTGCGCACGGGCCGAGCACCTACTCGACCGATCTCCTCAACCTCATCTGGCCCGTGAATCAGTGGCTCGATCTGGGGGCCGGAACGCCGACGTTCACCGGCAACGCGTCGGAGTGGACCGGCTACCTGGGCATCCCGCTGATCGTGCTGCTCATCGGCGTGACCGTGCGGTTCTGGCGACGCCGGCCGCTCGTGCCCGTCGCCGCGATCCTCATCGTGGTGCTGGTCGTGTTGTCGTTCGGTCCGCACCTGCATGTCGCCGGCCGGACGACAGCAATTCCGCTGCCCTGGGCGGTCGCGGAACGGCTTCCGCTGCTGGAAAACCTGCTGCCGGGCCGGATCAGCGTGGCCATCGGGCTACTCGCCGCCCTGCTTCTCGCGGTGTTCCTCGACGATCTCGTGCTCCAGCGCGGGTGGCGGAGGCTCGCCGGCGCGGCGGTGGTGGCGGTGATCGCTCTGTCGTGGGTGCCGGGCGGGCTGCGCACCACGACAATCCCCACTCCGGCGTTCTTCACCAGCTCCGCCCAGACGCGTCTCCCGGCCGGATCGGTGGCCCTCATCGTCCCGTTCACCGACAGCCCCCTCAACGAGCAAGCGGTGCTCTGGCAGGCGAACGGCGGGATGCGGATCCGCATCGTCAATGGGTGGGTGATCGTGCCGGGAGGGCACTGGGGAGGCCCGAACGCGATCTCCCGGGCGCTCGACGACGCCGACGCCATCAGCGTCACGCCCCAACTACGGGCGTCGATCTTCGCCGACCTGCGCAGACTCCGGGTGGACACAATCATCGTCGGACCGAGCAGCAAGCGGGCCTCGGAGATCTCGCTGCTGACCCGGGTCTTCGACCGCCCGCCGACGGTGGCCCGCGACGTCGTCCTCTGGACGCTTCCGTAACTCGCCTATCGAGTGCTGAGTCGCCGATGAAGCCAGCTCAGCGCGGCGAGACCGAGGCGGAGGTCGATCGCGGCGATCGCTTCCAGGCCAAGAGGTTTCGGTGATACTCCGCCGCGGAGCTGAAATCCGGCATGAGCGGCAAGAATCGCATCGACCGCCTGTGGCTCCAGGTCCGCGTTGGTATTGAGGATTGAGTCACGGTCGATCCGGTCGTCGGCGCTGGACAAGATCATGATGAGGTCCACCGCGGATGCACCAAGTCTGGCGTGAGGCCAGTCGATGAACATGACCCGGTTGGGAGTGAGCAGGATGTTATGCGGGGACAAGTCGAAATGCACGAGCGAGTCGCCCCGGGCGGCGGCAACGCCGTCGCTCTCGAGTCGGATGAGCTGCGCGATGTGGTCCATCGCCCAGGTCGAATGCCTCGCGAGCTCTGCCAGTTGGGCATCGTCCCGAGCCACCTCGGTCCAGCCGCCCAGCCGGGGATGATCGCGTGGAAGCGCGATGGGCGACGGCGTCGCCACCTGACCCAGCCGCACGATCGCGGTGACGACGCGATGAAGATCGGTGTCGTTCCAGGGTTGACACGGTTCCACACCATCGATGGCCTCGAAGGCGAGGACGACCCAATCGTCGTCGTCGAGCGTCCCGAGCAGGCGGGGCGCCGGGACCGTGGCCGGTAGCGCAGCGCTGACCTTCGCTTCGACTCGGTGGTACGCCGCATCGACGGGCCACCGCTCGGCGTCCATCGCCTTGACGAAGACCTGTCGGCCGTCCATGAGTGTCAGCAAGGACGCAAAGCCCGGTGAGTAGCCGCCCGAACAGTTGCGCGCGTGGACGACGGAACCCCCGATAAGCTGCTCGACAGCCGCGCGGGTCGATGCCCGCAGCTGGCACCACAGGGGTCGATTCTTGCTGCCGCTCATGTCGAATTTCCTTCTTTGAGGCGAGGGTAGGGTGCGACTCCCAAACGCATCGCAGTGCGGGTGGCGGCCGCAGGTACGAGGCTGCCGCCGGCGGACTGACAGGAAGTCGGTAGCTGTCGAGATCGCTGCCGCCGAGGCGGACTGCTGAGAACCGCCGGCTCAATCAGCGTCCTGCGTCGGACCAAGTCTGCACCAATTACCTCTCCGGCGCAGGACCGGATAACGTCCGGCTCGTGCCTACTGCGGCCGGAGGCCCGTCCGCGGAGTTGATCTCCGCCGATGAAGCGCGCCGGATGGCATTGGTCGCCCAGGGATTCGCGGAGCCGCGCCCGTCCGGCCGGGTGGACGCCCGACACCTACGCCGGGTGATCGACCGGGTCGGCGTACTGCAACTCGATTCGGTCAATGTGCTGTGCCGGTCGCACTACCTCCCCGTCTTCTCCCGGCTGGGCCCCTATCCGCGGGCGGTGCTCGACCGGATGGCATGGGGTAACCCACGCGAGCTGTTCGAATACTCGGCCCACAAGGCGTCGCTGCTGCCGGTGCAGAGCCATCCGTTGCAGCGATGGCGGATGGAGGCCGCCTTGCGCCACCTGTGGGGCGGTGATCTCAAGAGGTGGCGGTCGGTGCTGGACCCGGCGATCCTGCTTGCGCCGTGGGCGGTGATCGAGGGGATGTGGCGGCTCGCAGCGGAGCAGCCCGACCTCGTCGACGACGTGCTCGCGATCGTCACCGAGCGCGGACCGGTCAGTGCGGGCGACGTCGGCATCACCGCCGAGCGGCGGCTCCAACAGGGCGGGTTGTGGAACTGGAACGACGTCAAGGTCGCCCTGGAATGGCTGTTCTACTGCGGGACGGTGACGACGGCGACCCGGCGTAACTTCGAACGGATCTACGACCTCACCGAACGGGTGGTGCCGGCCGAGATCCTGTCCCGTCCCACCCCGAATCGGGCGGACGCCCAACGTGAGCTGATGCGGATTGCAGCGCGGGCGTACGGAATTGCCACCGAGCGCGAGCTGCGTGACTACTTCCACCTCCCCGCGGCGCATTCGAAGGCGCGCGTCGCCGAACTGGTCGAGTCCGGCGAGCTTTTGCCGGTGCGCGTCGAAGGCCTTGCGCAGCGGATGTACCGGTGGTCCGGCGCACGTGCGTTAGACGCCGTGCACGCCCGTGCCCTGCTGTCGCCGTTCGACTCGCTGATCTGGAGCAGAGACCGGACCCTGCGGCTCTTCGACTTCCACTACCGGATCGGGATCTACACCCCGGCGGCGAAACGGACCCACGGCTACTACGTACTCCCGTTCCTGCTCGGCGACCGGCTGGTCGCGCGCGTCGATCTGAAGGCCGACCGGCAGGCGTCGACCCTGGTTGTGCCGGAGGCTCATCTCGAACCCGGTAACCGCGGGTCCATGGTCGCGGCCGAGCTGGCCGACGAACTGTGGTCGATGGCCACCTGGCTGGAGCTGGATCATGTGGTGGTGAAGAACAGAGGTGACCTGAGCCGCCCGCTCGCGCGCGCGGTCCGCGCCGCGCGATGACCTCAGGAGGGACAGAAGATGGGTAGCGACACCACCCCCGGGCGGGTCCAGGAACACGTGGCCGCGTTCAACGCGGCGGTCCGGTCGGGTGATTGGGAGTCCTTCGCCGACCGATTCGCCCCGGACGCCAGCATGGCGTTCATCGGCGTGCCCGGCGGCAGCGGCACCATGCAGTTGGACTGGCAGGGTCCCCTCGTCACCGGTCT
It encodes:
- a CDS encoding STAS domain-containing protein, giving the protein MQSHGRRSRIRVTGALDLATAAHLRTAIEQVSRPGQVVSVDLRTTTFCDCAGVNVLVAGQCRLRAVGGALVITRPSAPVGRLLALTGLDRHFDVRPAGPTTARRRQLLRAAASC
- a CDS encoding aminoglycoside phosphotransferase family protein, which produces MSGSKNRPLWCQLRASTRAAVEQLIGGSVVHARNCSGGYSPGFASLLTLMDGRQVFVKAMDAERWPVDAAYHRVEAKVSAALPATVPAPRLLGTLDDDDWVVLAFEAIDGVEPCQPWNDTDLHRVVTAIVRLGQVATPSPIALPRDHPRLGGWTEVARDDAQLAELARHSTWAMDHIAQLIRLESDGVAAARGDSLVHFDLSPHNILLTPNRVMFIDWPHARLGASAVDLIMILSSADDRIDRDSILNTNADLEPQAVDAILAAHAGFQLRGGVSPKPLGLEAIAAIDLRLGLAALSWLHRRLSTR
- a CDS encoding crosslink repair DNA glycosylase YcaQ family protein — its product is MALVAQGFAEPRPSGRVDARHLRRVIDRVGVLQLDSVNVLCRSHYLPVFSRLGPYPRAVLDRMAWGNPRELFEYSAHKASLLPVQSHPLQRWRMEAALRHLWGGDLKRWRSVLDPAILLAPWAVIEGMWRLAAEQPDLVDDVLAIVTERGPVSAGDVGITAERRLQQGGLWNWNDVKVALEWLFYCGTVTTATRRNFERIYDLTERVVPAEILSRPTPNRADAQRELMRIAARAYGIATERELRDYFHLPAAHSKARVAELVESGELLPVRVEGLAQRMYRWSGARALDAVHARALLSPFDSLIWSRDRTLRLFDFHYRIGIYTPAAKRTHGYYVLPFLLGDRLVARVDLKADRQASTLVVPEAHLEPGNRGSMVAAELADELWSMATWLELDHVVVKNRGDLSRPLARAVRAAR